In one Methanothermobacter sp. genomic region, the following are encoded:
- a CDS encoding TIGR00153 family protein — MKFFMKEGKVEKYGRMHLDKVMECYLKLEELMEAFYSGDGRGVSRLAKEIAFSEHEADEIRRKMELEFYEGAFLPFDREDRIMLVESIDKVADVIESTAFTVSLGRVSFPAGFREDFQRMMDVTGKTVHALKECVELLERDLGEAMSKVHEIEGLEDEVDTIERKIITDLYSAYREKEMGVIKFMDMKEITRKIGNISDRAEDASDRALIIIAKRRG, encoded by the coding sequence ATGAAGTTTTTCATGAAAGAGGGCAAGGTTGAGAAGTATGGGCGCATGCACCTTGATAAGGTCATGGAATGCTACCTGAAGCTGGAGGAGCTTATGGAGGCATTTTACAGTGGTGACGGCAGAGGTGTATCCAGACTCGCAAAGGAGATAGCGTTTAGTGAGCATGAGGCCGATGAGATAAGAAGGAAAATGGAACTTGAATTCTATGAGGGGGCCTTCCTCCCCTTTGACAGAGAGGACCGTATAATGCTCGTTGAGAGCATAGACAAGGTCGCTGACGTCATTGAATCAACCGCATTCACCGTATCCCTCGGAAGGGTTTCCTTCCCCGCAGGGTTCAGGGAGGACTTCCAGAGGATGATGGATGTCACAGGAAAGACAGTTCACGCCCTTAAGGAGTGCGTGGAACTCCTTGAAAGGGACCTCGGGGAGGCCATGAGTAAGGTCCATGAAATTGAGGGCCTTGAAGATGAGGTGGATACAATTGAGAGGAAAATCATAACGGACCTCTACTCCGCCTACAGGGAGAAGGAGATGGGTGTCATAAAATTCATGGACATGAAGGAAATCACCCGGAAGATCGGGAACATTTCCGACAGGGCCGAGGATGCTTCTGACCGTGCCCTCATAATAATAGCCAAGAGAAGAGGCTGA